GCTGGGGACGGCGTCGAGGTTGAAATCGAGCCGGCGAAAGAATGGCCGGAGCCGGAGGTTCCCGCGGATCTGAAAACCGCGCTCGCGGCCTCCCCGGAGGCGCAGGCCGCGTGGGAGGACGTCACGACCGCCGCGCGCTGGGACTGGATCCGCTGGATAAACTCGACCGGGAATCCCGAAACGCGCCGCAAGCGGATCGGGGTTGCCTGCTCGAAACTCGAAACCGGCAAGCGCAGGCCGTGCTGCTTCAACCGCAATATGTGCACGGAGCCGGAAGTATCGAAAGGCGGGGTGCTGGCGGGAGCGGGGAAATCGTAGCGGTGACAGGCAGCTGCCTGTGAAGAGGACAAGGTCCAAAGTGGAAATTGCCAGATACAAAGTACAATGGACAA
This is a stretch of genomic DNA from bacterium. It encodes these proteins:
- a CDS encoding YdeI/OmpD-associated family protein; translated protein: AGDGVEVEIEPAKEWPEPEVPADLKTALAASPEAQAAWEDVTTAARWDWIRWINSTGNPETRRKRIGVACSKLETGKRRPCCFNRNMCTEPEVSKGGVLAGAGKS